A window from Bacteroidota bacterium encodes these proteins:
- a CDS encoding TraR/DksA family transcriptional regulator, with protein sequence MASKKKTAPKKPAKPAKKAVAKKPAAKKPAKKVVAKKPAPKKVAKPAPTKPAKPVAKVVAKPVAKPVAKPVAAAPAPAPKPVEKPVVLPKKPNPNDPKSLVTIKPPVKQVLKKEPIKPSKVVMPKITTKSSVKYEPEFTKSVLDAHAMEHNGPTQRYSDPELNEFREIIQKKLDAAKKELNYLQGLITRKDESGGDMDEGRYMTMEDGSVSMEREQLSQMASRQITFIDHLEKAMMRIENKTYGICRVTGKLIDKARLRAVPHATLSIEAKQMMSK encoded by the coding sequence ATGGCTAGTAAGAAAAAAACAGCGCCTAAAAAGCCTGCAAAACCCGCCAAGAAGGCGGTTGCTAAAAAGCCGGCAGCAAAAAAGCCAGCTAAAAAAGTTGTGGCAAAAAAACCTGCACCTAAAAAGGTGGCTAAGCCAGCACCTACAAAACCGGCAAAACCGGTAGCTAAAGTAGTTGCTAAACCTGTGGCAAAACCGGTTGCTAAACCAGTTGCCGCTGCACCAGCTCCTGCCCCAAAGCCGGTTGAAAAACCAGTAGTGCTACCAAAAAAGCCGAACCCGAACGATCCTAAATCCCTAGTAACAATTAAACCCCCTGTAAAACAAGTTTTGAAAAAGGAACCTATTAAACCGTCAAAAGTTGTGATGCCAAAGATCACAACGAAAAGTTCAGTGAAGTACGAACCTGAATTTACCAAGTCAGTACTTGATGCACATGCTATGGAGCATAACGGGCCTACCCAGCGGTACTCTGATCCTGAATTGAATGAATTCAGGGAGATCATTCAGAAAAAACTGGATGCTGCAAAAAAGGAACTGAATTATCTCCAGGGATTAATTACCCGTAAAGATGAAAGCGGTGGCGATATGGATGAAGGTCGCTACATGACCATGGAGGATGGCAGTGTAAGTATGGAACGTGAGCAACTGAGCCAGATGGCAAGCCGCCAGATCACTTTTATCGATCACCTGGAAAAAGCGATGATGCGCATAGAAAATAAAACCTATGGTATCTGCCGTGTTACCGGTAAGTTGATTGATAAAGCAAGATTGCGTGCAGTACCACATGCTACATTAAGCATCGAAGCCAAGCAAATGATGAGTAAATAA
- a CDS encoding TonB-dependent receptor, with protein MFKPTAISLLLLLSLNLSAQFDSLHTLQMDELVVTATRTERKLGNVAVPVRIINQKTIQQAGSSRLKDILQEQPGLFITSSFGAGVQMQGLNPDYTLILIDGEPLVGRTGGVLDLNRLTVGNIRKVEIVKGPSSSLYGSEAIAGVINVITDRSFKKQLNAGLRYGFGNPDKGWAAPFGTNTFKNADISLNGSTTIDRLGIQFFSNINYTDAFSYRPYSSDRYPQPIYRLTNQLQLSYDIANKTKINLSIRHAYDHIKQEFAVSNNGAITNSYGREANSDLNINPVVIHQFNKKIKSSLRLYGTFYNGSQYLKFKETPDSSYTDEFHQNYYRAENQTDFNFKNSILTIGAGFIEDQVQSTRYDDFSSRKENNVLYAFSQYDWSPTEKLTVIAGLRYDDNKLFASAFSPKIAVRYKAGKKVSLNASIGRGFKAPDFRQLYLNFTNNAAGGYSVLGTIDAVKIINELNSQGLIAEIKEDFYKLQELKPEFSTGVNVGGTYFYSNKFSVNLNLFRNDIEELIDSRQVATKSNGGQVYSYINVKNGFTQGAELEINWQMTKTIKISSGYQYLLSADKNELKNVKAGKEYTRNADGTSRILSKDEYIGLPNRSRHMANLKFTYENEKNFFATTRFIYRSQWAVANSDGNGVYNTNDEFADGFLIINISAGKEFKNGIRINAGMDNVFNYQDINYLPNLQGRNIYIGAQFKLLKSK; from the coding sequence ATGTTTAAACCGACTGCAATTAGTTTACTTCTTCTCCTCTCACTGAACCTTTCAGCACAGTTTGATTCGTTGCATACTCTTCAAATGGATGAATTAGTAGTAACTGCTACAAGAACTGAAAGAAAACTCGGCAATGTGGCTGTGCCGGTCCGTATCATTAATCAAAAAACGATACAGCAAGCGGGTTCATCGCGGTTGAAAGATATTTTGCAGGAGCAACCCGGTTTATTTATTACCAGTTCTTTTGGTGCAGGTGTACAAATGCAAGGATTGAACCCTGATTATACTTTAATCCTTATTGACGGAGAACCGCTGGTAGGCAGGACAGGTGGTGTTTTGGATTTAAACCGTCTCACCGTTGGCAATATCAGAAAAGTAGAAATTGTAAAAGGACCTTCATCAAGTTTATACGGATCGGAAGCAATAGCCGGCGTTATTAATGTTATCACTGACCGTAGTTTTAAAAAACAACTGAATGCAGGCCTTAGATATGGTTTTGGTAACCCTGATAAAGGATGGGCTGCACCATTTGGAACTAATACATTTAAGAATGCAGACATCAGTCTTAATGGAAGTACGACGATCGATCGCTTAGGTATACAGTTTTTCAGTAACATAAATTACACTGATGCTTTCAGCTACCGGCCTTATTCATCAGACAGGTATCCGCAACCGATATACCGGTTGACCAACCAACTGCAGCTGAGTTATGATATTGCCAACAAAACAAAGATCAATCTCTCCATTCGTCATGCTTATGATCATATCAAACAGGAATTTGCTGTAAGTAATAATGGAGCCATCACTAACTCTTACGGAAGAGAAGCAAACAGCGATTTAAATATTAACCCGGTTGTCATTCACCAGTTCAATAAAAAAATAAAGTCATCTCTGCGGCTATACGGAACATTTTACAACGGCTCACAGTATTTGAAGTTTAAAGAAACACCTGACAGCAGTTACACGGATGAGTTTCACCAGAATTATTATCGTGCAGAAAACCAGACGGATTTCAATTTTAAAAATTCTATTCTTACGATCGGCGCTGGTTTTATCGAAGACCAGGTGCAATCAACCCGGTATGATGATTTCAGCAGCCGCAAAGAAAACAATGTGCTGTATGCGTTTTCACAATATGATTGGTCGCCAACCGAAAAACTTACAGTTATAGCTGGATTAAGATATGATGATAATAAATTATTTGCTTCAGCATTCAGTCCTAAAATAGCAGTGCGATACAAGGCTGGAAAAAAAGTATCATTGAATGCAAGTATCGGCCGTGGATTTAAAGCTCCCGATTTTCGTCAGCTCTATTTAAATTTTACTAATAATGCTGCCGGTGGGTATTCTGTATTGGGAACGATTGATGCCGTTAAAATAATCAATGAACTGAATTCACAGGGTTTGATTGCAGAGATAAAGGAAGATTTTTATAAACTCCAGGAGCTAAAACCTGAATTTTCAACCGGTGTCAATGTTGGTGGAACTTATTTCTATAGCAATAAGTTTTCTGTCAATCTTAATCTCTTCCGCAACGATATAGAAGAACTGATCGATTCAAGACAGGTAGCCACGAAATCAAACGGCGGCCAGGTGTATAGTTATATCAATGTAAAAAATGGATTTACTCAAGGTGCTGAACTGGAGATCAACTGGCAAATGACTAAAACAATCAAGATCAGTTCCGGTTATCAATATCTTCTTTCTGCAGATAAAAATGAACTGAAAAATGTAAAAGCAGGAAAAGAATATACACGTAATGCTGATGGTACGAGTCGCATTCTTAGCAAAGATGAGTATATCGGTTTGCCTAATCGTAGCAGGCATATGGCCAATCTCAAATTCACTTATGAGAACGAGAAAAACTTTTTTGCTACTACCCGTTTCATTTACCGCAGCCAATGGGCTGTTGCCAATAGCGATGGTAACGGTGTTTATAATACCAACGATGAATTCGCTGATGGATTTTTGATCATAAATATTTCAGCAGGTAAAGAATTTAAAAATGGGATCCGCATCAATGCAGGTATGGATAATGTTTTCAATTACCAGGACATTAACTACCTGCCGAACCTGCAGGGAAGAAATATTTATATCGGCGCCCAATTCAAACTCTTAAAAAGTAAATAA
- a CDS encoding isoleucine--tRNA ligase, protein MSQKYREYQHLNLPAIGQEMLAQWQEKQAFEKSVSLREGATPFVFYEGPPSANGMPGIHHVISRTLKDLVCRYKTMKGFQVKRKGGWDTHGLPIELGVEKELGITKEDIGKKISVEEYNQKCREAVLRYKDKWDDITRKMGYWVDLNDPYITYKNEYIETVWWLLSELYKKGLLYESVSIQPYSPAAGTGLSSHELNQPGTYKDVKDTSAVAMFKAINNEKSKFLFDAVGNEEVFFLAWTTTPWTLPSNLGLTVGANIDYVLVKTVNPYLHNTVYIVLAKALLSKYFKPENENADFAEYKSDGKNLPYSIVKEFKGSSIEGCEYEQLLPYEANSLKVIEEETPGAKPFRVMVDSFVTTEDGTGIVHTAPAFGADDFKVGKKYGIGILTMVDRQGKFVDGLGEFSNRYVKNYKDQKEYVDVNVDIAVKLKKENRAFKVEKYEHSYPHCWRTDKPVLYYPLDAWFIKTTAIKDRMVELNKTINWKPKSTGEGRFGNWLENMVDWNLSRSRYWGTPLPIWKTEDGEEEICVGSIEELNNGIRKASEVLGGDVNKHYLHEGILDLHKPYVDDIILVSPKGQPMKRVPDLIDVWFDSGAMPYAQWHFPFENKETFKQSFPADFIAEGVDQTRGWFYTLHAIAALVFDSVAYKTCVSNGLVLDKNGNKMSKRLGNVVDPFKTIETYGADATRWYLVTNASPWDNMKFDLDGIKEVQRKFFGTLYNSYQFFALYANVDGFSFKEKYIALNERPEIDRWILSSLNTVVRKVNEFMDDYEPTQAGRTVEDFVDEHLSNWYVRLCRRRFWKGEYEQDKICAYQTLYECLETVLRLIAPISPFFSDAIFQNLNAITGRFNAESIHHTDFPVSDEKVIDTSLEERMQLAQDASSLILSLRKKQNIKVRQPLQKVLIPALSASMKAQLQKVEDLVKAEVNVKEIEYLSPDNSFIKKKIKPNFVALGKKLGSKMKTVAAALAEFTQEQIAMLEKEGQYNLQVDGEALILQTAEVEITSEDIPGWLVANKGNLTVALDVTITPELENEGNAREFVNRIQKIRKDSGFELTDRIIVKVSAGNGLKNSLIEYNDYICAEILADKLEILTEIESGTDIEVNDIQLKVIVSKKA, encoded by the coding sequence ATGAGTCAGAAATACAGGGAATATCAGCATCTCAATTTACCAGCAATAGGCCAGGAAATGCTTGCTCAATGGCAGGAAAAACAGGCTTTTGAAAAAAGTGTTTCATTACGTGAAGGGGCCACGCCATTTGTTTTTTATGAAGGCCCACCCAGTGCCAATGGTATGCCAGGTATTCACCATGTTATTTCAAGAACATTAAAGGACCTGGTTTGCCGTTACAAAACCATGAAAGGTTTCCAGGTAAAACGCAAAGGTGGATGGGACACACATGGCTTACCGATTGAATTGGGTGTTGAAAAAGAATTAGGAATAACTAAAGAAGATATCGGCAAAAAAATCTCTGTTGAAGAGTATAATCAGAAATGTCGTGAAGCAGTATTGCGTTATAAAGATAAATGGGATGATATAACCCGTAAGATGGGATATTGGGTAGATCTGAATGACCCGTATATAACTTACAAAAACGAATACATTGAAACGGTTTGGTGGTTGCTGAGTGAGTTGTACAAAAAAGGATTATTATATGAAAGCGTAAGCATTCAACCTTATTCACCAGCTGCTGGTACAGGTTTAAGTTCGCATGAATTGAACCAGCCAGGTACTTATAAAGATGTAAAGGATACAAGTGCTGTTGCAATGTTTAAAGCCATCAACAATGAGAAATCTAAATTCTTATTTGATGCTGTCGGTAATGAAGAAGTTTTCTTTCTCGCATGGACGACTACTCCGTGGACATTGCCAAGTAATCTTGGTTTGACTGTTGGAGCCAATATTGATTATGTATTGGTAAAGACAGTTAACCCTTATTTGCATAATACAGTTTATATCGTTCTTGCAAAAGCATTATTAAGTAAATATTTTAAACCCGAAAATGAAAATGCGGATTTTGCTGAATATAAAAGTGATGGAAAGAACTTGCCATATTCAATCGTAAAAGAATTTAAAGGATCTTCAATTGAAGGTTGCGAATACGAACAACTCCTTCCTTACGAAGCGAATTCATTAAAAGTTATAGAAGAAGAAACTCCAGGAGCAAAACCATTCCGTGTAATGGTTGATAGTTTCGTTACAACAGAAGATGGTACAGGCATCGTTCATACAGCACCAGCATTTGGTGCAGATGACTTTAAAGTTGGAAAGAAATATGGTATTGGCATTTTGACAATGGTAGACAGGCAAGGAAAGTTTGTAGACGGCCTGGGTGAATTCAGCAACCGGTATGTAAAGAATTATAAAGACCAGAAAGAATATGTTGATGTCAATGTTGATATAGCCGTGAAGTTGAAAAAAGAAAACAGGGCTTTTAAAGTTGAGAAATACGAACACAGTTATCCGCATTGCTGGAGAACAGATAAACCAGTTCTTTATTATCCGTTGGATGCATGGTTTATAAAAACTACTGCTATCAAAGACAGGATGGTTGAATTAAATAAAACAATCAACTGGAAACCTAAATCAACCGGTGAAGGAAGATTTGGTAATTGGTTGGAGAATATGGTGGATTGGAATCTTAGCCGTTCAAGATATTGGGGCACACCATTACCTATATGGAAAACAGAGGATGGTGAAGAAGAGATTTGTGTTGGTTCAATTGAAGAATTGAATAATGGGATCCGTAAAGCAAGCGAAGTATTGGGTGGCGATGTAAACAAACATTACCTGCACGAAGGAATTCTTGACTTGCATAAACCTTATGTTGATGATATCATCCTGGTTTCGCCAAAAGGTCAACCAATGAAACGTGTCCCCGATTTGATTGATGTTTGGTTTGACAGCGGTGCTATGCCTTATGCACAATGGCATTTTCCATTCGAGAATAAAGAAACATTTAAGCAATCATTCCCGGCGGATTTTATTGCTGAAGGTGTTGACCAGACAAGAGGATGGTTTTATACATTACATGCAATAGCTGCATTAGTGTTTGATTCGGTTGCTTACAAAACCTGTGTGTCAAACGGGTTGGTATTGGATAAGAACGGCAACAAGATGAGTAAACGTTTAGGAAACGTAGTTGATCCGTTCAAAACAATTGAGACCTATGGAGCTGATGCAACTAGATGGTACCTGGTTACTAATGCTTCACCATGGGACAACATGAAGTTTGACCTTGATGGCATTAAAGAAGTGCAGCGCAAATTCTTTGGAACACTTTATAATAGCTACCAGTTCTTCGCCTTGTATGCCAACGTGGATGGATTTTCTTTTAAGGAAAAATATATAGCGCTGAATGAAAGACCAGAAATTGACCGCTGGATTCTTTCATCATTAAATACTGTTGTAAGAAAGGTAAATGAGTTCATGGATGATTATGAACCCACACAAGCTGGACGTACAGTTGAAGATTTTGTAGATGAACATTTAAGTAATTGGTATGTTCGTCTCTGTCGCCGCCGTTTCTGGAAAGGAGAATATGAGCAGGATAAAATTTGTGCTTATCAAACTTTATATGAGTGCCTCGAAACAGTGTTGAGGTTGATAGCACCTATTTCACCTTTTTTTAGTGATGCTATTTTCCAAAACCTGAATGCGATCACTGGTCGTTTCAATGCGGAATCAATTCATCATACCGATTTTCCAGTTTCTGATGAAAAAGTAATAGACACTTCTTTAGAAGAAAGAATGCAACTGGCGCAGGATGCTTCATCATTGATCTTATCGCTTCGTAAAAAACAGAACATAAAAGTTCGCCAGCCGTTACAAAAAGTTTTAATACCTGCATTAAGTGCTTCCATGAAAGCGCAACTGCAAAAAGTGGAAGACCTGGTAAAGGCCGAGGTGAATGTAAAAGAAATAGAATACCTGAGCCCGGATAACAGTTTTATCAAAAAGAAGATCAAACCCAATTTTGTTGCTCTCGGTAAAAAGCTTGGGTCAAAAATGAAAACGGTGGCTGCAGCACTTGCAGAATTCACACAAGAGCAAATAGCAATGTTGGAAAAAGAAGGCCAATATAATTTGCAGGTTGATGGCGAAGCCCTAATATTACAGACTGCTGAAGTGGAAATAACCAGCGAGGATATTCCTGGTTGGCTTGTGGCAAATAAGGGTAACCTGACTGTTGCTTTGGATGTGACCATAACGCCGGAATTGGAAAACGAAGGCAATGCCCGTGAGTTTGTGAACCGGATCCAGAAGATCCGTAAAGACAGTGGCTTTGAACTGACCGACCGGATAATTGTAAAAGTATCTGCAGGTAATGGATTAAAAAATTCGTTGATAGAGTATAACGACTATATTTGCGCCGAAATTCTGGCTGACAAGCTGGAAATTTTAACGGAAATAGAAAGTGGTACGGACATTGAAGTGAATGATATTCAATTAAAAGTGATTGTTTCAAAAAAAGCCTGA
- a CDS encoding potassium transporter Kup, which translates to MSSHNRVTGAGLLIALGIIYGDIGTSPLYVLNATINGKTITEELIIGVLSLIIWTLTLQTTIKYVILTLQADNRGEGGIFSLFALVRRRKKWLVIPAMLGGAALLADGMITPPISVTSAIEGLKQVPALHDISQWTVIYIVIGILSLLFFVQQFGTTFIGRSFGPVMTVWFTMLAVLGIVFLVKDLTVLKAFNPYHGIKLLITYPQGFYVLGGVFLCTTGAEALYSDLGHCGKQNIRYSWIFVKACLILNYLGQGAWLLKNYSGKLISADMIETGFNPFYGVMPHWFLYFGIAIATAATIIASQALISGSFTLVSEAMRLTLWPKFKINYPTEAKGQLYIAATNVLLFAGCIGVVLYFQKASNMEAAYGLAITITMIATSVLFANYLVVHRVKSVFIYLYLTVYLTIESAFLYANMDKFPHGGFVTLIIGGILFFIMYDWYKARKIKNRYVEFVRFDTYIPKIQELSNDRSVAKYATHLVYLTSADNSKEVEHKIIYSILNKKPKRADIYWFIHVDTVDDPYTTEYAVMHIIPNEIIRIEFRLGFRVQPRINLMFRRVVEELVKNKEVNVASRYESLGKNNVVGDFQFVVLEKYLSQDNDLPFWERVIMKFHFWLKEISLSEERGFGLDPGNVIVEKFPLIVSPVTKIRLKRVED; encoded by the coding sequence ATGTCCTCTCACAATCGGGTAACAGGAGCCGGGCTTTTAATCGCATTAGGAATTATATACGGAGATATCGGCACTTCACCTCTTTATGTATTAAATGCAACCATAAACGGAAAAACAATTACCGAAGAATTAATTATTGGCGTTTTGTCATTAATAATCTGGACACTTACCCTTCAGACAACAATAAAATATGTTATTCTCACTTTGCAGGCGGATAACAGGGGTGAGGGTGGAATTTTTTCTTTGTTTGCTTTGGTAAGACGAAGAAAAAAATGGCTGGTCATTCCTGCTATGCTTGGCGGTGCTGCTTTGCTTGCAGATGGAATGATTACACCACCAATTTCTGTAACATCAGCAATAGAGGGACTAAAGCAAGTTCCTGCATTGCATGATATCAGTCAATGGACCGTGATTTATATTGTTATCGGGATACTTTCATTGTTATTCTTTGTCCAGCAGTTTGGAACAACATTTATTGGTAGGTCATTCGGGCCTGTAATGACAGTATGGTTTACCATGCTTGCCGTTTTGGGCATTGTTTTTTTGGTAAAAGATTTAACTGTGTTAAAAGCGTTTAATCCTTATCATGGTATTAAACTATTAATTACCTATCCACAGGGGTTTTATGTTTTAGGCGGGGTGTTCTTATGTACTACCGGCGCAGAAGCGTTGTATTCAGATCTGGGACACTGTGGTAAACAGAATATCCGTTACTCATGGATATTCGTTAAAGCTTGTCTCATCCTTAATTACCTTGGCCAGGGAGCATGGTTGTTAAAAAATTACTCGGGGAAATTAATCAGCGCTGATATGATCGAGACCGGCTTTAACCCCTTTTATGGAGTAATGCCGCATTGGTTCCTTTATTTCGGAATAGCTATTGCAACAGCCGCAACTATTATAGCCAGCCAGGCACTTATTTCCGGGTCGTTTACATTGGTAAGTGAGGCGATGCGTTTAACGCTCTGGCCAAAATTCAAGATCAATTATCCGACAGAAGCAAAAGGGCAATTGTATATAGCCGCAACAAATGTTCTTTTGTTTGCTGGTTGCATAGGCGTTGTACTTTATTTTCAAAAAGCGTCAAATATGGAAGCAGCATATGGTTTGGCAATTACCATCACCATGATCGCTACTTCAGTGCTATTTGCCAACTATCTCGTTGTGCATCGGGTTAAATCTGTTTTTATTTATTTATACCTCACAGTTTATCTCACTATTGAGTCTGCTTTTTTATATGCCAATATGGATAAGTTTCCGCATGGCGGCTTTGTAACGCTTATTATAGGTGGGATCTTATTTTTTATTATGTATGATTGGTACAAAGCAAGAAAGATCAAAAACCGGTATGTTGAATTTGTCCGGTTCGATACCTATATTCCGAAAATACAAGAGTTAAGTAATGACCGTTCAGTAGCTAAATATGCAACACATCTTGTTTATCTCACCAGTGCAGATAATTCGAAAGAGGTCGAGCATAAGATCATTTATTCCATTTTAAATAAAAAACCGAAACGGGCGGATATTTATTGGTTCATACATGTGGATACAGTTGACGACCCGTATACAACTGAATATGCGGTTATGCATATTATCCCGAATGAAATTATCCGTATTGAATTCAGGTTAGGCTTCAGGGTACAGCCGCGGATCAACCTGATGTTTCGTAGAGTGGTGGAAGAATTGGTGAAGAATAAAGAAGTGAATGTAGCAAGCCGCTATGAAAGCCTCGGGAAAAATAATGTTGTCGGCGATTTTCAGTTTGTAGTACTGGAAAAATATTTAAGCCAGGATAACGATCTGCCTTTTTGGGAACGTGTAATTATGAAATTTCATTTCTGGCTGAAAGAGATCAGTCTTTCAGAGGAAAGAGGTTTTGGGCTTGATCCAGGAAATGTTATTGTAGAAAAGTTTCCGCTTATTGTATCACCAGTAACCAAAATACGTTTAAAAAGAGTTGAGGACTGA